In Nocardia asteroides, the following proteins share a genomic window:
- the hrpA gene encoding ATP-dependent RNA helicase HrpA — MTRTASTGTRALRTRLAEVSLRDEHRLRRKLDRTRPEDLPALEAEIAAAETKVANRRAAVPAITYPEQLPVSARRDDIAAAIAAHQVVIVAGETGSGKTTQIPKICLELGRGLRGTIGHTQPRRLAARTVAERIAEELGTELGDVVGYTVRFTDQASDRTLVKLMTDGILLAEIQRDRLLRRYDTIIIDEAHERSLNIDFLLGYLKQLLPRRPDLKVIITSATIDPELFARHFAGADGTPAPIVEVSGRSYPVELRYRPLSLELPGTGDEDDEDTRVVDRDPTDAIADAVTELFAEGDGDVLVFLSGEREIRDTADALRDLKLARTEIVPLYARLSAAEQHKVFAPHTGRRVVLATNVAETSLTVPGIRYVVDPGTARISRYSMRTKVQRLPIEPVSQASARQRSGRCGRVADGICIRLYSEDDFESRPAFTEPEILRTNLAAVILQMTALGLGDIESFPFVEAPDRRAIRDGIALLEELGALAHGSAKTVDAEADSGGHLTLTPIGREMSQLPVDPRMARMLVEAQRNGCLDEVLVIVAALSIQDVRERPVEHQQAADTQHARFTVDGSDFLAYLRLWDYLTEQRKSLSSNQFRRMCRDEFLHYLRIREWQDLHGQLRTITRGLGWNTATGADRGTEDGRGQGNEQQPTAERGSRRRRGRSNTERALPESSGQGGNPGKDGRGGRSRRDTDRSRGGTSAQPAVADAEAAMPWPSAQIHQSLLAGMLSHIGVREAESREFLGARNAKFMIFPGSSLAKKPPRWVMAAELVETSRLWGRIAAKVEPEWAERLAGDLVKRTYSEPHWSAKRGAARAYERATLYGVPLVTGRPVDYGRIDPELSRELFIRHALVQGEWQTRHGFFARNRALIDDVADLEHRARRRDILVDDEVLFEFYDRRLPADIVSVRHFDSWWRKAERGDPTLLDFSTDTVVNAGAAALDPTDFPDSWRQGELSFPLTYQFEPGQDDDGVTVRIPVEQLAHVRAVGFDWLVPGMREELAAAFIKTLPKTLRRTVVPAPDFAAAALRELVPRSEPLRTGLARELSRLGAVTIAAEDLSPTALPDHLRMTFAAVDRRGAVLAKSKNLAQLKTQLAEQVSASVARVTAGAERAPATVWTSESLGAVAETVQRKVAGQTVTGYPALVPEAEGVAVRVLSSPAEQAAAMRAGVRTLLLAAIPTSTRAVTAGLPAADRLALSQNPDGSLDTLVEDCRIAAADELIAAAGGPVRTPAEFDALVATVRPQLTTAVTGLIRAVAPVLSAAHQARAALAETTETDIADDVRHQLDDLLFPGFVAEWGRARLRELPRYLLAAAQRLESLPGSAVRDRQGMVEIDRMLAAYDKLVRSLPEGRKNARDVTEIWWMIEELRVSLFAQKLGTPYPVSAKRIEKAIGAIRR; from the coding sequence ATGACCAGGACAGCTAGCACCGGAACCCGCGCGCTGCGCACCCGCCTGGCGGAGGTCTCGCTGCGCGACGAACACCGGCTCCGGCGCAAGCTCGACCGGACGCGCCCCGAGGACCTGCCCGCCCTCGAGGCCGAGATAGCCGCCGCCGAGACCAAGGTGGCCAACCGCCGCGCGGCGGTCCCGGCGATCACCTATCCCGAACAGCTCCCGGTGTCCGCGCGCCGCGACGACATCGCCGCCGCCATCGCCGCGCATCAGGTGGTGATCGTGGCCGGCGAGACCGGCTCCGGCAAGACCACCCAGATCCCGAAGATCTGCCTCGAGCTCGGCCGCGGCCTGCGCGGCACCATCGGCCACACCCAGCCGCGCCGCCTCGCCGCGCGCACCGTCGCCGAACGCATCGCCGAGGAGCTGGGCACCGAGCTCGGCGACGTGGTGGGCTACACGGTCCGCTTCACCGACCAGGCCTCCGATCGCACCCTGGTCAAGCTGATGACCGACGGCATCCTGCTGGCCGAGATCCAGCGCGACCGGCTGCTGCGCCGCTACGACACGATCATCATCGACGAGGCCCACGAACGCAGCCTCAACATCGACTTCCTGCTCGGCTATCTCAAACAGCTGCTGCCCAGGCGTCCCGACCTGAAGGTGATCATCACCTCGGCCACCATCGATCCCGAACTGTTCGCCCGGCATTTCGCCGGCGCGGACGGGACTCCGGCGCCGATCGTGGAGGTCTCGGGCCGGTCCTATCCGGTGGAGTTGCGCTATCGCCCGCTGTCGCTGGAGCTGCCCGGCACCGGTGACGAGGACGACGAGGACACCCGGGTGGTCGACCGCGACCCCACCGACGCCATCGCCGACGCCGTCACCGAACTCTTCGCCGAGGGCGACGGCGACGTGCTGGTGTTCCTGTCCGGTGAGCGCGAGATCCGCGACACCGCCGACGCGCTGCGCGACCTGAAGCTGGCCCGCACCGAGATCGTGCCGCTCTACGCGCGCCTGTCGGCCGCCGAGCAGCACAAGGTCTTCGCCCCGCACACCGGCCGCCGGGTGGTGCTGGCCACCAATGTCGCCGAGACCTCGCTGACGGTGCCGGGCATCCGCTACGTCGTCGACCCCGGTACCGCCCGCATCTCGCGCTATTCGATGCGCACCAAGGTCCAGCGGCTGCCGATCGAACCGGTCTCGCAGGCCTCGGCGCGGCAGCGGTCCGGCCGCTGTGGCCGTGTCGCCGACGGCATCTGTATCCGGCTGTACTCCGAGGACGATTTCGAGTCGCGGCCCGCGTTTACCGAACCGGAGATCCTGCGCACCAATCTGGCGGCGGTCATCCTGCAGATGACCGCGCTGGGCCTGGGCGACATCGAGAGCTTCCCGTTCGTCGAGGCGCCCGATCGCCGGGCCATCCGCGACGGCATCGCGCTGCTGGAGGAACTCGGCGCGCTGGCCCACGGCAGCGCCAAAACCGTGGACGCGGAAGCGGATTCGGGTGGTCACCTGACGCTGACGCCGATCGGCCGGGAGATGTCGCAGCTGCCGGTCGACCCGCGCATGGCGCGCATGCTGGTCGAGGCGCAGCGCAACGGCTGCCTGGACGAGGTGCTGGTGATCGTCGCGGCGCTGTCGATCCAGGATGTGCGCGAACGCCCGGTCGAGCACCAGCAGGCGGCCGACACCCAGCACGCGCGCTTCACCGTCGACGGCTCGGACTTCCTGGCCTACCTGCGGCTGTGGGACTATCTGACCGAACAGCGCAAGTCGTTGTCGTCCAACCAGTTCCGTCGCATGTGCCGCGACGAGTTCCTGCACTACCTGCGGATCCGGGAATGGCAGGACCTGCACGGCCAGTTGCGCACCATCACCCGTGGGCTCGGCTGGAACACGGCGACCGGCGCGGACCGCGGCACCGAGGACGGACGCGGCCAGGGGAACGAACAACAGCCCACGGCGGAACGCGGGAGCCGGCGACGGCGCGGACGGTCGAACACCGAACGGGCACTTCCCGAATCGTCCGGCCAGGGCGGCAACCCCGGCAAGGACGGACGCGGCGGACGTTCGCGGCGCGACACCGACCGCTCGCGCGGCGGTACCTCCGCGCAGCCGGCCGTCGCGGACGCCGAGGCGGCCATGCCGTGGCCCAGCGCGCAGATCCACCAGTCCCTGCTGGCGGGCATGCTGTCGCACATCGGTGTGCGCGAGGCGGAATCGCGGGAGTTCCTCGGCGCGCGCAACGCGAAGTTCATGATCTTCCCCGGCTCCTCGCTGGCCAAGAAGCCCCCGCGCTGGGTGATGGCGGCCGAATTGGTGGAGACCTCCCGCCTGTGGGGCCGGATCGCGGCGAAGGTGGAACCGGAGTGGGCCGAGCGCCTCGCCGGTGACCTGGTCAAGCGCACCTACTCCGAGCCGCACTGGTCGGCCAAGCGCGGCGCCGCCCGCGCCTACGAGCGGGCCACGCTCTACGGTGTGCCCCTGGTGACCGGCCGTCCCGTCGACTACGGCCGCATCGATCCGGAACTGTCGCGCGAACTGTTCATCCGGCATGCCCTGGTGCAGGGCGAATGGCAGACCCGGCACGGTTTCTTCGCCCGCAACCGGGCCCTGATCGACGATGTCGCCGATCTCGAGCACCGGGCCCGCCGCCGCGACATCCTCGTCGACGACGAGGTGCTGTTCGAGTTCTACGACCGGCGCCTGCCCGCCGACATCGTCTCGGTGCGGCACTTCGACAGCTGGTGGCGCAAGGCCGAACGCGGCGACCCCACGCTGCTCGACTTCTCCACCGACACCGTCGTCAACGCGGGCGCCGCCGCGCTGGACCCGACCGACTTCCCCGACTCGTGGCGCCAGGGCGAGCTCAGCTTCCCGCTGACCTACCAGTTCGAGCCCGGCCAGGACGACGACGGCGTCACCGTGCGCATTCCGGTCGAGCAGCTCGCGCACGTGCGCGCGGTCGGCTTCGACTGGCTGGTGCCCGGTATGCGCGAGGAACTGGCGGCGGCGTTCATCAAGACGCTGCCGAAGACCTTGCGCCGCACCGTCGTTCCGGCCCCGGATTTCGCGGCCGCGGCGCTGCGCGAGCTGGTGCCACGGTCCGAACCGCTGCGCACCGGCCTGGCCAGGGAGCTGTCGCGGCTGGGCGCGGTGACCATCGCCGCCGAGGACCTGTCCCCCACCGCGCTGCCCGATCATCTGCGGATGACCTTCGCCGCCGTCGACCGGCGCGGTGCGGTGCTGGCCAAGAGCAAGAACCTGGCCCAGCTGAAAACTCAACTGGCCGAACAGGTGTCGGCCTCGGTCGCCCGGGTCACGGCGGGCGCCGAACGCGCCCCGGCCACGGTGTGGACCTCCGAGTCGCTCGGCGCGGTGGCCGAGACGGTGCAGCGCAAGGTCGCCGGGCAGACGGTGACCGGCTATCCCGCGCTGGTGCCCGAGGCCGAAGGCGTGGCGGTCCGCGTGCTCAGCTCACCCGCCGAGCAGGCCGCCGCCATGCGCGCCGGCGTGCGCACCCTGCTGCTGGCCGCGATCCCCACCTCCACCCGCGCGGTCACCGCGGGACTGCCCGCCGCCGACCGGCTCGCGCTGAGCCAGAACCCGGACGGCTCACTGGACACACTGGTCGAGGACTGCCGGATCGCCGCCGCCGACGAGCTGATCGCCGCTGCGGGCGGTCCGGTCCGCACCCCCGCCGAGTTCGACGCGCTGGTCGCCACCGTGCGGCCCCAGCTGACGACCGCGGTGACCGGACTCATCCGGGCCGTGGCGCCGGTCCTGTCGGCCGCGCACCAGGCGCGTGCGGCGCTGGCCGAGACCACCGAGACCGATATCGCCGACGATGTCCGACACCAGCTGGACGACCTGCTGTTCCCCGGCTTCGTCGCCGAATGGGGCCGGGCCCGGCTGCGGGAACTGCCCCGCTACCTGCTCGCCGCCG